The following proteins are encoded in a genomic region of Xanthomonas citri pv. mangiferaeindicae:
- a CDS encoding short-chain dehydrogenase, with translation MSVSDSRIALVTGATRGIGLETVRQLSAAGVHTLLAGRNRDRAVEAALKLQAEGLPVEAIALDVTEAASIAEAAKTIEARHGRLDILVNNAGIVADDPTKGTTGQSLDTWRTTFETNVFGLIATTQALLPLLHKSKAGRIVNVSSLLGSISQHQDPASFIYDMKGIPAYNVSKTAVNVWTVHLAHVLKDAGIKVNTIHPGYVRTDMNKAGDEQNGELEVVDGARTSVRLALIDDDGPTGGYFYFDQALPW, from the coding sequence ATGTCCGTTTCCGATTCCCGTATCGCACTGGTCACCGGCGCCACCCGTGGCATCGGCCTGGAGACCGTGCGCCAGCTCAGCGCCGCCGGCGTGCACACGCTGCTGGCGGGCCGTAACCGCGACCGCGCGGTCGAGGCCGCGCTCAAGCTGCAGGCCGAAGGGCTGCCGGTCGAGGCGATCGCGCTCGACGTCACCGAGGCGGCCAGCATCGCCGAGGCCGCAAAGACCATCGAGGCGCGCCACGGCCGTCTCGACATCCTGGTCAACAACGCCGGCATCGTCGCCGACGATCCGACGAAGGGCACCACCGGCCAATCGCTCGACACCTGGCGCACGACGTTCGAGACCAACGTGTTCGGCCTGATCGCGACCACGCAGGCGCTGCTGCCGCTGCTGCACAAGTCCAAGGCGGGGCGGATCGTCAACGTGTCGAGCCTGCTCGGCTCGATCAGCCAGCACCAGGACCCGGCCTCCTTCATCTACGACATGAAGGGCATACCGGCCTACAACGTGTCCAAGACCGCGGTGAACGTGTGGACCGTGCACTTGGCGCACGTGCTCAAGGACGCCGGCATCAAGGTCAATACGATCCATCCCGGCTACGTGCGCACCGACATGAACAAGGCCGGCGATGAGCAGAACGGCGAGCTCGAGGTCGTCGACGGCGCGCGCACCAGTGTGCGGCTCGCGCTGATCGACGATGACGGCCCGACCGGCGGCTACTTCTACTTCGACCAGGCACTGCCATGGTGA
- a CDS encoding molecular chaperone HtpG, with the protein MTATTETRKFEAEVAQVLHLVTHSLYSHKEIFLRELISNASDACDKLRFESIANPELLAGTGELHIDVSWDKAARTVTIRDNGIGMTRDDVVANIGTIASSGTRRFLEAMSGEQKADARLIGQFGVGFYSAFVVADRVTVLTRHAGAAPEAGVKWESDGRGEYALEDVTLPERGTTVVLHLKADEDEFLDGWKLRALVRKYSDHVAFPIRMPKDVPTSADDAADENAAKADAAPEWETANDASALWTKPKSEISDADYQNFYKALGHDFNDAAAWTHNRVEGSQSFTTLLYLPSQPPFDLMMGGRDERKGLKLYIKRVFVMDAAEELLPNYLRFVRGVVDADDLPLNVSRELLQHNRQLERIKGACVKRVLDLIEKLARDDADKFAAFYKAFGNTLKEGIVEDPANRERIAKLLRFASTQGEGAAQTVSLDDYVGRMAVGQDTIWYITADGYAAAAGSPQLEAFRAKDIEVLLMFDRIDEWMLGHLHEYAGKSLKNVAKGELPLDAADKAKQEEAAKAAAPLIERLKGLLGDRVGDVRVSARLTDSPSCLALADYEMAPHLARLLREAGQAIPDSKPTLEINPQHALLQRIETEADEAKATDLATLLLEQAEIAAGAPLPDPAAFVQRLNRVLLG; encoded by the coding sequence ATGACCGCCACCACCGAGACCCGCAAGTTCGAAGCCGAAGTCGCCCAGGTGCTGCATCTGGTGACCCACTCGCTGTACTCGCACAAGGAGATCTTCCTGCGCGAGCTGATCTCCAACGCCTCCGACGCCTGCGACAAGCTGCGCTTCGAGTCGATCGCCAATCCCGAGCTGCTGGCCGGGACCGGCGAACTGCATATCGACGTGAGCTGGGACAAGGCCGCGCGCACGGTGACGATCCGCGACAACGGCATCGGTATGACTCGCGACGATGTGGTCGCCAACATCGGCACCATCGCCAGCTCCGGCACACGGCGGTTCCTGGAGGCGATGAGCGGCGAGCAGAAGGCCGATGCCCGCTTGATCGGCCAGTTCGGTGTGGGCTTCTATTCGGCCTTCGTCGTCGCCGATCGGGTCACCGTGCTCACTCGCCACGCCGGCGCTGCGCCCGAGGCCGGTGTGAAGTGGGAGAGCGACGGGCGCGGCGAGTACGCGCTCGAAGACGTCACGCTGCCCGAGCGCGGCACCACGGTGGTCCTGCATCTGAAGGCGGACGAGGACGAATTCCTCGACGGCTGGAAGCTGCGTGCGCTGGTGCGCAAGTATTCCGACCACGTCGCGTTCCCGATCCGCATGCCCAAGGACGTGCCGACGTCGGCCGACGACGCAGCGGACGAGAACGCGGCCAAGGCCGACGCCGCGCCGGAATGGGAAACCGCCAACGACGCCTCGGCGTTGTGGACCAAGCCCAAGTCCGAGATTTCCGACGCCGACTACCAGAACTTCTACAAGGCGCTCGGCCACGACTTCAACGACGCGGCCGCGTGGACCCACAACCGCGTCGAGGGCAGCCAGAGCTTCACCACGCTGCTGTACCTGCCTTCGCAGCCGCCGTTCGATCTGATGATGGGCGGCCGCGACGAGCGCAAGGGCCTGAAGCTCTACATCAAGCGCGTGTTCGTCATGGACGCGGCCGAGGAACTGCTGCCCAACTACCTGCGCTTCGTGCGCGGTGTCGTCGATGCCGATGACCTGCCGCTCAATGTCAGCCGCGAGCTGCTGCAGCACAACCGCCAGCTCGAGCGCATCAAGGGTGCGTGCGTGAAGCGCGTGCTCGACCTGATCGAGAAGCTCGCACGCGACGATGCCGACAAGTTCGCCGCGTTCTACAAGGCCTTCGGCAACACGCTCAAGGAAGGCATCGTCGAGGACCCTGCCAATCGCGAGCGCATCGCCAAGCTGCTGCGCTTCGCCTCGACCCAGGGCGAGGGCGCTGCGCAGACCGTGTCGCTGGACGACTACGTCGGCCGCATGGCCGTGGGCCAGGACACGATCTGGTACATCACCGCCGACGGCTACGCCGCCGCGGCCGGCAGCCCGCAACTCGAGGCCTTCCGCGCGAAGGACATCGAGGTGCTGCTGATGTTCGACCGCATTGACGAGTGGATGCTCGGCCACCTGCACGAGTACGCCGGCAAGTCGCTGAAGAACGTCGCCAAGGGCGAACTGCCGCTCGACGCTGCCGACAAGGCCAAGCAGGAGGAAGCGGCGAAGGCGGCGGCACCCTTGATCGAGCGGCTTAAGGGCCTGCTCGGTGACCGCGTCGGCGACGTGCGCGTCTCTGCGCGCCTCACCGACTCGCCCTCGTGCCTGGCGCTGGCCGACTACGAGATGGCCCCGCACTTGGCGCGCTTGCTGCGCGAGGCCGGCCAGGCGATCCCCGACAGCAAGCCGACGCTGGAGATCAATCCGCAGCACGCGTTGCTGCAGCGGATCGAAACCGAGGCCGACGAGGCGAAGGCGACCGACCTGGCCACGCTGCTGCTCGAACAGGCCGAGATCGCCGCCGGCGCCCCGCTGCCCGACCCGGCTGCCTTCGTGCAGCGCCTCAACCGCGTCCTGCTGGGCTGA
- a CDS encoding RND transporter gives MVTRPLITTLAAALLAACAVGPDHVRPTMAVPDTFGEQASATDAAAALPVSAPADGAFWQAFGDPQLTALVDDALTANHDLRIALARFDRANALLRGARFDQLPTIDASGRATSSRASADQAPGAPRDARDSDAFEAGIGASWELDLFGRVRRGVEAGRAEAAASADDLRALQVAIVGEVATAYLDLRGLQERLRVATENAGNQQHTLALVEARRNAGQDSDFDSARASAQAASTASRIPALEAEIAVAIHRIAVLTGRTPDTLRDALSAARDLPAVPRAIDPGTPADVLRLRPDVSAAEHRLHAATARVGVATADLFPRLTLGGLIGSQAGDVDALFKRDSETRLVALGIDWSFLDIGRVRARIAAADADAELELARYQQTVLRALEDTGNALARFDRAHDEDVELARAARDSARAARLARMRFEAGATGLLDVLDAERTQLQAEDAFAAGRTRTATGAVALYRALAGGWPQSLPQRESLDTQVSQR, from the coding sequence ATGGTGACGCGCCCACTCATCACCACCTTGGCCGCAGCGCTGCTCGCCGCCTGCGCCGTCGGCCCGGACCACGTGCGTCCGACGATGGCAGTGCCCGACACGTTCGGCGAGCAGGCGTCCGCGACTGATGCGGCGGCGGCGTTGCCCGTCTCCGCACCGGCCGATGGTGCCTTCTGGCAGGCCTTCGGCGACCCGCAGCTCACCGCACTGGTCGACGACGCGCTGACGGCCAACCACGATCTGCGCATCGCACTCGCCCGCTTCGATCGTGCCAACGCCTTGTTGCGCGGCGCGCGTTTCGACCAGTTGCCGACGATCGACGCCAGCGGCCGTGCGACCAGCAGCCGCGCCAGCGCCGACCAGGCACCGGGCGCGCCGCGTGACGCACGCGACAGCGACGCCTTCGAGGCCGGCATCGGCGCGAGCTGGGAGCTCGACCTGTTCGGCCGCGTGCGGCGCGGCGTCGAGGCCGGCCGCGCCGAAGCCGCCGCGAGCGCCGACGACCTGCGCGCCTTGCAGGTCGCGATCGTCGGCGAGGTCGCGACCGCCTACCTGGACCTGCGCGGGCTGCAGGAGCGGTTGCGCGTGGCGACCGAGAACGCCGGCAACCAGCAGCACACGCTGGCGCTGGTCGAGGCCCGCCGCAACGCCGGCCAGGACAGCGACTTCGACAGCGCGCGCGCCTCCGCGCAGGCGGCCTCGACCGCATCGCGGATTCCGGCGCTGGAGGCCGAGATCGCGGTCGCGATCCATCGCATCGCGGTCCTGACCGGCCGCACGCCCGACACGCTGCGCGATGCCCTCAGCGCCGCGCGCGATCTGCCTGCCGTGCCGCGCGCGATCGATCCCGGCACGCCGGCCGACGTGCTGCGGTTGCGCCCGGATGTCTCAGCCGCCGAACACCGGCTGCACGCCGCGACCGCGCGCGTGGGGGTGGCGACCGCCGACCTGTTCCCGCGGCTCACCCTGGGTGGCCTGATCGGCAGCCAGGCTGGCGATGTCGACGCGCTGTTCAAGCGCGACAGCGAGACCCGGCTGGTCGCCCTCGGCATCGACTGGTCGTTCCTCGACATCGGCCGCGTGCGCGCCCGCATCGCTGCGGCCGATGCCGACGCCGAACTGGAACTGGCGCGCTACCAGCAGACGGTGCTGCGCGCACTCGAAGACACAGGCAACGCGCTCGCACGCTTCGATCGTGCCCACGACGAGGATGTCGAGCTCGCCCGCGCCGCCCGCGACAGCGCCCGCGCTGCACGGCTGGCCCGCATGCGCTTCGAAGCGGGCGCGACCGGGCTGCTCGACGTCCTCGACGCCGAGCGCACGCAGTTGCAGGCAGAAGACGCCTTCGCCGCGGGCCGTACCCGCACCGCGACCGGCGCCGTCGCGCTCTACCGCGCGCTCGCCGGCGGCTGGCCGCAGTCGCTCCCGCAACGCGAGTCCCTCGACACACAGGTCTCGCAGCGCTGA